AGGCTAGAATGGAAACCGCTGCAGCCTGTCCTAGCCCCCCTGCTCATATCcgctgggtgggtgtgtgtgaagTGTGTGCATTTGCATGCAAGGTGTGTGCACGTGTGGGTGTGTGCTCACTTATATTCAAGTCCGCTAAAGAAGTCCCATGGGGCTGGATAGTGCTGGCCCATAGGAGATGTCAAGCGAGCGCAGGCCAAGTGAATGTGTTGTGCTCTGTGAGACACATGCAGGCTGCACCGAGACCTGCAgttaggctgaccagatgtcctgattttatagggacagtcccgattttggggtctttttcttatataggctcctattaccccccaccccctgtcccgatttttcacacttcttatctggtcatcctacctgcAGTCTCCTGTGTACACGTGTGCGGCTGGGCCCTTAACAGTCCTGTGACCCTGCCCAGCAGTGATCTCACTGAGCATGGTGTATCAGTATCCTGGCCCACAGCAAGCTCTCCTGCCTCGGGGCTGTGCTTAgccacccatccatccctgcccccGTATAGCACACTCCCAACAGCGCTCGGCTCCCCAGCCctcctctgaggcctggtctgcacggGAGGGGGTGGGCatatcgatctaagttatgcaacttcagctacatgaataacgtaactgaaatcgacatacttagatcgacttactgtggtgtcttcaccgcggtgaatctgctgccgctcccctgtcgattccgccTGCACTCTCgcggcgctggagtacaggagtcgacgggagagtgctcagaGGTCGATTATTCCccactggatcaatcgctgcccgccgatctggcgagtagtgtagacatactgcgAGTCACCACACTAGGGAGATGTGAACAGGCCTGAGGCCTTGGTGTTATGCACAACagcctggactctgcagcagcTGCGGATGGGCTGGTTCCTTGTGTGAActgctgggggcacagggggtgaaTGGTGACACTTGGAGGACTTGGGAGAATATGAGGAGCCCCCACCTCAGCTCTGGAAGAAGTGTGCAGGAGGGACAGAGAACAGGTCAGAGCAGCGGGGAGAAGTGGCCTTTGAGCTGTGTGTTTATAATGACGCAGCCTCGCCTTGGCTGAGGGCCCAGGTCTGCCACTCTTGCCCATGCCCCTTGCTCCCCATGGGGCGGCCCATAGGCTGCGGTTCCATCCGGCAGGAGGCAGGGCAGCGTGACATTGGCTGGCACTCAGTGCTGTGCTCACAGCAGGGTCCATGTCAATAGAGTCAAGGAGATTGTTAGACCTGACCCCTGCTGCGTAGGGTGAGCTTTACACGCTCAGGCTGGCATCATCGGTGCCACGGTTAGCACTCTGCCAAGTACAGATTCGTGGTACGTTAGCACCTCGGAAGGGAAAACCTCCAGCCCAGCAAGCCAAGGAGCTACCTGCAGTGACCGGATCCCAGTCTCTCCTGGATGCTCCCTGGGACTGTCTCACACCTCCGGCAGCCACACCTAGCCAGGCTGCATGAGCCCCCCTGCGCCCAGAGCTCACCTGGCAGAACCAAGCTGCTCGGGAGCCAGGGCTTGGCACTGGGCACTCGCTTCTCCAGGCAGCGTTATTGGGTGTCCGCACTACCACACTTGGCAGGCAGGAAAGCTTTTGTCCGCATGGTCAAGGACAGAAAAGccaggctgggggccaggagtgaggggtcagggcagaactAGGGGAGCAGGCCCAGGATTGAAATAGCAGCAGTGCAGGTTGGCAAGGATGGTGtatttgcccagctctggggATCCAGGCACTCAGTGGCTGGTGCAATTCAGAtctaggggaggggaggctgcttGCACAGGGCCTGACTCAAACCTCTGCTATTCTCTCGCAGCTGAACTTGTCTGGTTGGCAACACCTGCTCGGCAGAGGCCCCGCACTGGGAAACTCAGGCTGCTGCaatggagagggaaagggagccGGGGAAAAGCAGTGCCGCAGGGCGTGACCATCTCAGCCCTCTGATCTCCGAGAGCCCTACCTGCCCCTGCACTCTGGAGGGAAGCTGGGCCAGGGGCTGCAAGCCACACTCCCATCCATGCGTAATCCGAGTTCTGTAATGCTGCTTTAATCAGAGCCAGGTGGGCCCGTCAGCAAGTGGCTgggtcgggggagggggggctatGGAGGGGGATGCAAGGGTAGTGGGTAAAGAAATGAGAGGCAGCTGTGTAAATATTGATGGAATTCGGCTAAGGAAAAGTGAAACCAAATGAATTCTAAATTCTCACACACCCAAATCTCCATGTAAACACGCTAGGGCTGCCTAAAGCCAGCCAACCCTCCTGCAGGCACGCAGAACGCCAGGGAAACGGCTCCCTTCCCCCGTGTACCCAGTACAGCATGCACTGCAGGGCAGCTTGTCTTTCATTCATCCCCTGGTATGGGGCACAATGGACCGGTTTGAGTACAGCGACCCAGCCCCCGGTGCCTGCCCGGCTGGGGTTGGGCAGGGGACCCTGATGGTGCTAGCTTTTTGTCCTGTGGCTGAACCGTCTCCTCTGCCCTCTGATGGTGGAGCGGAGCACGAGATCTCTGCTGAACGCCTGGCTCGGCTTGTAGGCAGGACACGTCCCATCACTGGTTTTGGGGTGGTTGAACAATGGTGGGATTGGACggaggctagagagagagagaccctgcaGCGGGCATGGCTGGGAAAGCCATTTTCAGGGGCTCCTCCAGACTGATCTTATCCCTGCACTTCAGCTCTACCCTGCATGATAGTTCTACCTGCAGCTGTACCCCCTGAGGCTGAGCGCCCATCTGACCTCCTGCGCTACAGGAACTGGTGTGGTGATTCTGTAGGTGGCTGACTCTCCCCTATGCCTGCCCTAACCCAGCGTCCTAGCACAGTGCCAGGAGGACTCTGCCTGGGGAGGTGCTACTGGTCCTGAGCAGGCTCTCACCCTGACGTCTCAGTCAAATTCCACTCAGGTGGTTATGGTCTGTTTCCTTGCCATTCCATGGGATATGGGGGTTTCTTCTTCACTTCCAGGCCTAAGCTGTTGGGTAATGATGCTATGTTTAATTAGCCACTGCTGCTTTCTGtcccccagagatggctgcatttcagtgctgggtgatgTCTGGCAGCCCTGTGGGAACCTGTGTGCTGACATGTTACACACCGAGTGTGGGGCTGTTGTTTTCACAGCGAGCGGGGAGTGGTCTCCTCCGTGGAACGCCTTAGCAGCAGTTTGCCCTGCATTTCCTGGGCGTAAGGGCCAGGGTCTTTTGCACTGCCGTTCCCAGAGCTGTAATGCTGTGTCACGCTCCAGCTGGGCCTTCCAGTGGGTTGGGGCTCCGTGCTGGACTGGCAGCCCAGCCCTCCCTTAGCTCTGAGGAGCTTTGTTCACTGACTGCTAATCAGCCAGGTGGAACCTGCAGCCCTAGCTGCTGGGATGGAGAACTCACCATTCTTTGTCTGGCGACTGATGGGCTTGTGGTGTGCACCCTGCTGTTGgaaggggggcagctggggagggaTGCATTCTTCACTCTCCGAGCTCAGCAAaaccccttgctgcagcagttctcTCTGGAGGTGGGCAGAGAAGAACTAAGCTAGCAGGACCAGTTCCTGGTACCTCCACCATCCCTACAGGGGGCGAGCGTGTAGTCCGCCCACTCTGACTGCTAGGAATTCCCTGAGTGGTTCCCATGAATGCCAGGTCTCATTCAAAGCTGAGCTGCACAGGAGTACCGTACAGGCCTTCACAGTGTCGAAAGGGCGTTGGATTTACGTTTttcacattaaaaatgtatgttttgcCTACCCTGGAAGGTCTGTGGCTGACTGGGGAACTGGTGGTAGCTTATTGGTGTCTGAGATACTAAGGAAATAAAACCTGATGCCTGGAAGCGCAGTGAGTTTTATTCAGGTTGTTTAAAACTGGTTGTTTTCTTGTCAACATCTATTCAatgtggcggggggtggggggaggaaatacCTTGTTAGGGACGATGCAGCGAAGGGCTGAGAAGacccaatccacatctgagtcCTCCACCAAAACAGGAAGCTCAGATCTGATGTTCCTGCTAGTCTAAAggttaaagaaacaaaacaaaccgaAACACACAGTTGCCCTCCTCAAGCCAGAACCAAAGCCAAGCAAGCCGTACAGCCAGTGTATTTCCTTTGCAAGTCACCTTGAAAAGGGAGGAAACAAAGAAGTTTCTGTCCTCCACAGCTCCAAAGACCTTTCCCAAGGTAACTGACACATGGGTGTCTGCAGACAGGCTGTGGGTCAGACCAAGAGAAAAGGGAGCTGCCCCAGGGGTTTACTAGGCTGTTAACCTGGGAACCCCAGAGGCCTTGCCTGCACTGAGGAAGCACACACAACCCTCAGGGGCCTAGGCGATACCATGGAAAGTTGCCAAAGGCAGTGGGAATCAGTAGCGCAGATGTGATCCCACTCCCAGCAGTGCCTTGAGCCACCTTTACCGTGGCCACTCCAGGAGCCACCAGAACCGGCCCTTGGGAGTTGTTCTGTGTGTTTCTCTTGCACAGGGGGCTGCTGAACGCCAGTGGGGACTACCGCTCAGTCTCCAGCTGACTCCCTGCGCTGCACAAACCTCCATGTCCCAGCCTCCCCCCAGATAAGCCTTGGGCTAGGCAGAGCCAACCACTGCAGAAATGGCCACTCCCGTGActtggagaggggagggaatTTGCTGGACTCCTCAAAAAGATGAAATGAGCATCCGTGCCCTGGGGGCAGGAAAGGCTTTGGCACAGTGGGGCAGCCAGCTGGATTTCCCAGGGCTTCCCTCCAGCATCTAGCAGTGAAAACTGTTCCTGCTGCATACACTAATAAACCCTGCTAACGACTGATTGTCATCTGGtttaagagaggagggaggagcctGGGAGAACTAGTGATACCCAAATCCTGCTAATTTTGGCTCAGAGCCTAGCAAAGCATCTGGTGCTCGCGTGTTTCCATTGCACCAGGACTCGCTTCCCGACACTTCAGGCGCAAGGTTCATCCAGGGAAAAGGAATTCACCTTATCAGGCCGGCCTGCGGAAACAGGCCTGAGCAGCCACTGACAGCTCCCCCATAATCCCTCACTCCCTACCCCCCACAGAAGAGATTTAGATGAGGCTTTTGGTCTCTTTAACAGAAAGAAATCGTCAGACATCGTCTGACTCATGTACTGGCCAGAACTGAGCTCTGTTCTCCAGCCTGCACAGATCGTGCCTGTCTCCATCGCTTTTTTGAGGCAGGAACtttgtgttctgtttgtacagtgccctaGTCCATAACTCGGGCTCCCAGGCTCTGCCTCAATACACATACGTAACTGCTCGGTATGAAACGCTCCCCCGCCGTAATCTCAAAGCGTTTTACCAACCTGGGAATCTGAGGCAGAGCTGCACAGTGGggaagtggcagagttgggaatagattCTCCACTTGGTGCCCTGACCCTTGGACCATGCTCCCACCCTAGATGGTGCAGATTTGCCACAAATTCTGCTAATGGAAATGGGGTTTGGTGACAGATGCTACAGAGAGggcaggctgccttgggctagAGGGCCCTTCGCCACTAGCTGGCCTGTCCATGTTCCCTCCAGCTCACAAGGGACCCACCGCCCTTCCcacctgctggctgtgcagagccACTGCTCAGTGGCAGCCAAGTTTGGTCACAATTCCGCCTCAGGATCCACATCAGGGAAGCCACCCACACAGTTGGTGCGAATGGTGTCTCTTGGGGCAAACTGCCAAGCAGTGACTGACCCTGCAGACATAGCACCCTGCTCAGCCAGAGAGGGGGTCCCTTGCATAGGCAAAATCTGCTGCTGGGGAAGCTGCAGCGGCCCGGTGAGTGCTCTCTCCGCCCCGGAAATAGAGAGGGTTCCCGTGTCCAGGGTGTGCTGACCTGTGCTTTTTGCCAGCGTTAAATTGGGGCATCCAGTTTGAACATAAATGGAAAGCTGCAGCAGTCTGTTAAAATCAGACTCACTGTAACTCCTGTGGGGTGGGGCTCGAGGAATTAAAGAAAAGGGATGAAGAACCCTGACAGCTGGAGTTCTCCAAGAGCTTAAATTTTTTCCTCCTAATTACAGTGTGAGAGCCAATTTTTTGCACAATAGTGAAAACTCAATGCACGCCCCACCCAGCCATCACCACTGCTCTCCGCACGATAACCGGACTCCTGCAAATCATGGGAAGCTGTAATTCCTCCCAAGGACACTGGACCCCCCCTCAAAGCTGGAGCGGTAACTCGGCGTTTCCACTTCTCGGTGATGTAGGGAGATGCTGATGTGTCGGTCTGTGCCTACAGCCTTAGCATCCCTCACAAGCCGGATGCAGCTAACGCTGtacaaaagattttatttttgtacaaAAAGCATCCTCCTTCatctattttacaaaacaaaaggaCACAGATCTGTGTTAGAAAAGAGCTTTCCCAGAAGAAATGGGAAATAATCATGTATAAATATTCTCTAAAAATTCTTAAAGCTTTAATTCCCGGGTGGTTTTTTTCCTTCAGCGCACTGGGGGAGTAAGTCCGAGAGTCCCTACACctctggctgtgtgtgttgggtttttttttccttcctttactGCTTTTCAGGTAGAACTACTGAGGAGTCTGGTATCCTGGGCAGCACTTAGATAAAGGAGCTTTTCTTACCAGCACACTGAGGCCTCTTAACAGAccgtatggctacactacaggattattccgattttacagaaaccggttttgtaaaacagattgtataaagtcgagtgcatgcggccacactaagcacattaatttggtggtgtgtgtccatgtaccgaggctagcatcaatttctggagcgttgcactgtgggtagctatcccgtagctatcccatagttcccgcagtctcccctgccgattggaattctgggttgagatcccaatgcaaaaatagtgtcgcgggtgattctgggtaaatgtcgtcagtcaattcttcctctgtgaaagcaatggcagattatcatttcgcgccctttttccctggattgccctggcagatgctacagcatggcaaccatggagcccgttttgccttgtcactgtatgtgtactggatgctgctgacagaggcggtactgcagcgctacacagcagcattcatttgcctttgcaaggtagcagacggttaccattcctattgcactgtctgccattgtaaattggctatgagatgatggttatcaggcattttgtaccgtctgctgctgtcatgggtgctcctggctggccttgctgaggttggctgggggcgcaaagacaaaaatgggaatgactccccaggtcattcctttctttatgttttgtctaaaaatagagtcagtcttgctcagaatatggggcaagtgtactagagaaccagagagcacagccactctatgtcagagccccagagatcctgcagaaatgatgagctgcatgccattctagggggtgcccctgcaacaaccccacccgttgcttccctcctcccccaaccctctgggctaccgtggcagtgtccccccatttgtgtgattcagtaataaagaatgcaggaataagaaacactgactttttagtgagataaaatgaggaggaggaagcctccagctgctatgatagtcgaGGCAGGAtattaaagggtggggggggagaggagcgcagcctcccactgctatgacatgaaaggggtggggggaaggggctgatagagctcagcttccagttgctatgatgaggacagttaccagccgttctgtaccatctgccaggaatgaccgggagtcattctcatttttacccaggcgcccccggccgacctcactgaggccagccaggagcactcacgggctgctgctgatgatggatagcagtcatattgtaccatctgccacccaggaggggatgctggtgttcagggctgcagcaccccgtctaccagcagcatgcagcagacatagggtgacactgaaaaaaggcgagaaacgttttttttcccccttttctttcgggggggaggggtgtaaattgatgacatataccctgaaacatccaggaaaatgtttttgactcttcaggcattgggagctcagccaagaatgcaaatgctttttggagactgcagggactgtgggatagctggagtcctcagtaccccctccctccctccatgagcgtctatttgattctttggctttccgtttcgcttgtcacacagcactgtgctgtggactctgtatcatagcctggagattttttcaaatgctttggcatttcgtcttctgtaacggagctctgatagaacagatttgtctccccatacagcgatcagatccagtatctcccgtacgtacggtccatgctggagctctttttggatttgggactgcatcgccacccatgctgatcagagctccacgctgggcttttcttgtctacctggccagtgcatccaagttcagattgctttccagagcggtcacaatggtgcactgtgggataccgcctggaggccaataccgtcgatttgcagccacactaaccctaatccaacatggcaataccaatttcagcgctactcctcttgtcaggaggagtacagaaatcggtttaaagagccctttatatcgatataacaggcttcgttgtgtggacgggtgtaggcttaaatcggtttaacgctgctaaattcggtttaaatgcatagtgtagaccaggcctaagtcacaCATCATTCAGTGTAGCAGTGGCTAAAAACCTTCTCTCtgcacacacagcagggcagccagggaaATGCAGGCACTTAGTCATGTGCTGAGCAGATAAATTACAGTGTCTACTTCCTACATGTATAAGCCTCTAGGAAAATTGCACATTATGTGGGGTTCTGTCTTAATTTAAGTTAACTCTCAATGTCCCTTGTCCCATGTGGAACGTTCCCTGGGTAGAAACAACGGTCAGCCCGTAtcccgtccatccaggctctggGACTTGTGAATGGAGACTCTCTCATGGTCTCTCTTTTGCTCTAGAAATAGGACGGCTTGACCGCTGGGCTGTTGTTGTTACTGGGATAGCGTTGGTGCACAAGGGGGACGTCGCATTCTAAGCCGTTCAGCACTGCCACTTTCTCTGGCAGCTTTTGACTGTGGGTCACTAAGTCTCTGTTTTCCAGACATGTTTTCACCCCTTCCAGCTCCAGGGGGCTGGAGTCCACCCCAGCATCAGCATGTGCCTTAGCCCGTCGGTGCCGGAGATAGTATGTGACTGCTGTCACAGcaatcaccagcagcagcacagcagccagcgCTGGCACAATCATGAGCGTCAGGTTGCTGTCTTTGCTCTGGGTGACGGGCAGGTGCTGCTGGTGAgtcccctgcactgcagtgtgggcCTCAATGCAGAACTCCCCTTCGGAGGGCTTCTCCCCCAGCGGTCCAGTGCAGAGGTGGTAGGTGGAGTTCGGTCTCAGCGCACGTACGGTGTATTCGGAGAGTGACGTCGGCAGGCTGAGTGTGACCGGCCGCTTGTCGGGCCCGGACAGGTTGCGGTAGGTCAGGCGGATGCCCTTCAGCTGATCTTTGGCCTGTTGATAGTTTTTTAAGTCCACCGTCAGTGAGGTGCTGCTGACCTGCTTAATGCTGATTTGCTTGCTTTGCGTGGGTGCCTgggtgatggggggcagggtTGTTCTCTGGATCTCGGCCTCGCAGTACAAGCCCGAGAAGCCGTTGGGGCACTGGCACTCCAGGTGGTTGTGCGTGTCTAGCTGGCAGGTGCCCCCATTTAAGCACGTCCGGGGAGGGCAGATCTGCATCTCGGGGCTAGTCGGCCCCTGCGCAGCCGTGTGTGGTGCACGAGTAGAGCTGTCCTGCCGGGGTGCGGGCTCATGAGTGGGAGCAGCAAGGCTGGGCTCCAGTGCAGAGTGCCCGCTGCTGGTGAGGAGCACGGCCGGCTGCAGGGAGGTGgttctcagggtgggggtgggggttggggtggcagGACAGCCAAAGTCTACATATTCCAGGTGCTGGAGGAGCTTAGCAGCGTTCTTGGGAGGGAAGTGGCACCTTGTCTCCTCGGACCTCCTGAGTGTGACATGGCTGGTGTGTAGCCAGCGCCCAAACCAGCTCAGCTGGCAGAGGCAGTTGAATGGATTTTCGGCCACGGTGATGGCCCGGAGCCTGGGGAAGAGGCTGAAGAAGTCGTGGGGAATGGTGTTGAGGTTGAGGTTGCTGATGTCCAGCTCTTGGAGGTTGGGCAGCTCCCTGAAATCCTCCACCTGCAGCTGAGCGATTTGGGTGTTCCCAGCCAGGCTGAGCCTGGTGAGGCCCCGGAGCCGCCGGAGCACCTCCGGGACTCTACCCAGCGAGTTGTCAGAGATGTCCAGCTCATGGAGGTTGTTCAAGTTCTGAAAAAGCTCCTCATCCAAGCTGCTCAGTCCCAGCCCTGCGATCTTGAGAGATTCTATGTTCACTGTGTGAAAGGCACCAGCTTCGATGGTGGCAATGCCGTTGTGGCTTATGTCCAGCAGCAGAAGTTTGGGAAGGTTCAGCGGAGGAACCAAACGCAGCTGATTGTTCTGGAGCTTCAGCTCCAGCAGGTTCTCCAGTGTGTCCAAGGCAGCCGGGTGGATGCGCTGGATTCGGTTCCGGTCCAGGTAGAGGCGCTCCAGCAGGCGCAGCCCATGGAAGGTTTCGTTGGTGATCTCACGCAGCTGGTTGGATGACAGATCCAAGTTGACAAGGTTGGTGAGGGGCTGGAAGACATTCCTCTGGAGGCTGGAAATCTTGTTCTGGGAGAGGTCCAGCTGCTGCAGTGCCGGGAGGCCCTGGAAGCTGTCGTCATGGAGCGAGGTGATGCCATTCTCGAAGGCGTACAGGTAGGCTGTGTCCGGTGGCAGGCCACTCGGGACGGCGTGGCTCCTCCGGGCCGCACAGAACACAACTTGTGGCTGGCTGCACTGGCAGCCTGAGGGACAGCCCTGAACCCAGGCTGCGGGGGACAAAAGCAGCAGCGTCCACAGGATCAGGTGGTCCATGCTGGACTCTCTGTAGAGGGGAAAACCAGAGAAATGTTACTTGCCAGATGACATTAGGGGTTGGGAATCAAGTGTCTGAGCCCATCGCATTTCTTCTGACATGTCTGTAAGGTTACAGCCAGTCTCCATACCCCAAGGGGTTATTtgggcagggctagggtgggTGAGGTAGGGCAGAGAGCTGCGCACGGAGTCATGTCTGCAGATGGTGTGTCATGCAATAGCAAACCCCTGAGAAATCTTAGGAGGGGGCGAGTCATATTG
This sequence is a window from Gopherus evgoodei ecotype Sinaloan lineage chromosome 10, rGopEvg1_v1.p, whole genome shotgun sequence. Protein-coding genes within it:
- the VASN gene encoding vasorin, with translation MGRSSPPAARLRSGESSMDHLILWTLLLLSPAAWVQGCPSGCQCSQPQVVFCAARRSHAVPSGLPPDTAYLYAFENGITSLHDDSFQGLPALQQLDLSQNKISSLQRNVFQPLTNLVNLDLSSNQLREITNETFHGLRLLERLYLDRNRIQRIHPAALDTLENLLELKLQNNQLRLVPPLNLPKLLLLDISHNGIATIEAGAFHTVNIESLKIAGLGLSSLDEELFQNLNNLHELDISDNSLGRVPEVLRRLRGLTRLSLAGNTQIAQLQVEDFRELPNLQELDISNLNLNTIPHDFFSLFPRLRAITVAENPFNCLCQLSWFGRWLHTSHVTLRRSEETRCHFPPKNAAKLLQHLEYVDFGCPATPTPTPTLRTTSLQPAVLLTSSGHSALEPSLAAPTHEPAPRQDSSTRAPHTAAQGPTSPEMQICPPRTCLNGGTCQLDTHNHLECQCPNGFSGLYCEAEIQRTTLPPITQAPTQSKQISIKQVSSTSLTVDLKNYQQAKDQLKGIRLTYRNLSGPDKRPVTLSLPTSLSEYTVRALRPNSTYHLCTGPLGEKPSEGEFCIEAHTAVQGTHQQHLPVTQSKDSNLTLMIVPALAAVLLLVIAVTAVTYYLRHRRAKAHADAGVDSSPLELEGVKTCLENRDLVTHSQKLPEKVAVLNGLECDVPLVHQRYPSNNNSPAVKPSYF